One window of the Leucobacter komagatae genome contains the following:
- a CDS encoding HIT family protein codes for MFGSDETEAEAPGERGTVGTPNPLQRLWVPHRMAYVADHHQADHTDCPFCEAPRHDDESSLIVHRGKTAYVLLNLFPYNSGHMLVCPYRHVAGYDEATPEEVAEIGALTQAGMRAARRALNCAGFNLGMNQGEIAGAGVAAHLHQHIVPRWASDANFFPIIGQTKAMPQLLGEVRDLIAAAWADPPDAELGAHAPQH; via the coding sequence ATGTTTGGATCTGACGAGACTGAGGCTGAGGCCCCGGGGGAGCGCGGCACGGTCGGCACACCGAACCCGCTGCAGCGCCTCTGGGTGCCTCACCGCATGGCGTACGTCGCGGATCACCACCAGGCTGATCACACCGACTGCCCGTTCTGCGAGGCGCCGCGGCACGACGACGAGTCGTCCCTCATCGTGCACCGCGGGAAGACCGCGTACGTGCTGCTCAACCTGTTCCCCTACAACAGCGGGCACATGCTCGTGTGCCCGTACCGCCACGTGGCCGGGTACGACGAGGCGACGCCTGAGGAGGTCGCCGAGATCGGCGCGCTGACCCAGGCCGGAATGCGCGCCGCGCGCCGCGCTCTGAACTGCGCCGGGTTTAACCTCGGCATGAACCAGGGCGAGATCGCGGGAGCCGGGGTCGCCGCCCACCTCCACCAGCACATCGTGCCGAGGTGGGCCTCTGACGCGAATTTCTTCCCGATCATCGGGCAGACGAAGGCAATGCCGCAGCTGCTCGGCGAGGTCCGCGACCTCATCGCGGCCGCCTGGGCAGACCCACCCGACGCCGAGCTCGGGGCGCACGCCCCACAGCACTAG
- the thrS gene encoding threonine--tRNA ligase yields the protein MADGFSLFTDRSVVAMRVNGELRDLAWEVTDTDTVEPVTIDSEDGLNILRHSAAHVLAQAVQRVNPETKLGIGPPITDGFYYDFDSAEAFTPEDLKALEKEMQKIVKQGQRFVRRVVSEDEARAELANEPYKLELIGLKGGADSGSDNESVEVGGAELTIYDNVDPKTGETQWKDLCRGPHLPNTKMIGNGWALMRSSGAYWRGSEANPMLQRVYGTAWPTKDELRAYQTRLEEAAKRDHRKLGVELDLFSFPDEIGSGLAVFHPKGGIIRHEIEKFMSSELVKNGYEVVNSPHITKGTLFETSQHLNWYKEGMFPAMHLDEVVDEEGNVTKQGQDYYLKPMNCPFHNLIFRARARSYRELPLRLAEFGTVYRYEKSGTLSGLTRVRGLTQDDAHIYVTDDQVKDELKRQLEFVFATLRAYGLDDFYLELSTRDPEKSVGTDEQWADAEQTLREVGEESGLELVADPGGAAFYGPKISVQARDAIGRTWQLSTVQLDFNQPELFELEYAAADGTRKQPVMIHRALLGSIERFFAILLEHYAGAFPVWLAPEQVVGIPVAAEYGDYLEEIFARLRAEGVRAHVDHSDDRMPKKIRTHTKMKVPFQLIAGEEDRAAGAVSFRFRDGTQLNGVPVDDAISRILAAIASHEQVSTAWSE from the coding sequence GTGGCCGACGGCTTTTCACTGTTCACCGACCGGTCCGTTGTCGCGATGCGCGTCAACGGCGAACTCCGCGATCTCGCGTGGGAGGTCACAGACACTGACACAGTGGAGCCCGTCACGATCGATTCCGAGGACGGCCTGAACATCCTCCGGCACTCGGCCGCGCACGTCCTCGCGCAGGCCGTGCAGCGCGTGAACCCCGAGACGAAGCTCGGCATTGGCCCGCCCATCACCGACGGCTTCTACTACGACTTCGACTCCGCCGAGGCGTTCACCCCGGAAGACCTCAAGGCGCTCGAAAAAGAGATGCAGAAGATCGTCAAGCAGGGCCAGCGCTTCGTGCGCCGGGTCGTGAGCGAAGACGAGGCCCGCGCTGAGCTCGCGAACGAGCCGTACAAGCTCGAGCTCATTGGGCTCAAGGGCGGAGCCGACTCGGGTTCTGACAACGAGAGCGTCGAGGTCGGCGGTGCCGAGCTCACCATCTACGACAACGTCGACCCGAAGACGGGCGAGACGCAGTGGAAGGACCTCTGCCGCGGGCCGCACCTGCCGAACACGAAGATGATCGGCAACGGCTGGGCACTCATGCGCTCAAGCGGCGCGTACTGGCGCGGCAGCGAGGCGAACCCGATGCTGCAGCGCGTCTACGGCACCGCCTGGCCGACGAAGGATGAGCTGCGCGCCTACCAGACCCGCCTCGAGGAGGCCGCCAAGCGCGATCACCGCAAGCTTGGCGTCGAGCTCGACCTGTTCTCCTTCCCCGACGAGATCGGTTCCGGCCTCGCGGTGTTCCACCCCAAGGGTGGCATCATTCGCCACGAGATCGAGAAGTTCATGAGCTCTGAGCTCGTGAAGAACGGCTACGAGGTCGTCAATAGCCCCCACATCACCAAGGGGACGCTGTTCGAGACGAGTCAGCACCTCAACTGGTACAAGGAGGGCATGTTCCCCGCGATGCACCTCGACGAGGTCGTCGACGAAGAGGGCAACGTTACGAAGCAGGGCCAGGATTACTACCTGAAGCCCATGAACTGCCCGTTCCACAACCTCATCTTCCGGGCCCGCGCGCGCAGCTACCGCGAGCTTCCGCTGCGACTTGCCGAGTTCGGCACCGTGTACCGCTACGAGAAGTCGGGCACGCTGTCCGGTCTCACCCGCGTCCGCGGCCTCACGCAAGACGACGCCCACATCTACGTCACCGACGATCAGGTGAAAGACGAACTCAAGCGGCAGCTCGAGTTTGTGTTCGCGACGCTTCGCGCGTACGGTCTCGACGACTTCTACCTTGAGCTGTCGACCCGCGACCCCGAGAAGTCCGTCGGCACCGATGAACAGTGGGCTGACGCCGAGCAGACCCTGCGCGAGGTCGGCGAGGAGTCTGGCCTTGAGCTCGTCGCTGATCCGGGCGGGGCCGCGTTCTACGGCCCGAAGATTTCGGTGCAGGCCCGCGACGCGATCGGCCGCACCTGGCAGCTGTCCACCGTGCAGCTCGACTTCAACCAGCCTGAGCTGTTCGAGCTCGAGTACGCCGCTGCAGACGGCACGCGCAAGCAGCCGGTCATGATCCACCGCGCGCTGCTCGGTTCGATCGAACGGTTCTTCGCGATTCTGCTGGAGCACTACGCGGGCGCGTTCCCCGTGTGGCTCGCTCCCGAGCAGGTCGTCGGAATCCCTGTCGCCGCCGAGTACGGCGACTACCTGGAGGAGATCTTCGCGCGCCTCCGGGCCGAGGGCGTTCGCGCGCACGTCGATCACTCCGACGACCGGATGCCGAAGAAGATTCGCACCCACACGAAGATGAAGGTGCCCTTCCAGCTCATCGCTGGCGAGGAGGATCGCGCGGCGGGCGCGGTGAGCTTCCGCTTCCGCGACGGCACCCAGCTCAACGGTGTCCCTGTCGACGACGCGATTTCGCGCATCCTCGCGGCGATTGCGAGCCACGAGCAGGTCTCAACGGCCTGGTCGGAGTAG
- a CDS encoding PspA/IM30 family protein yields MAKQSILGRIAQLAKANINALLDSAEDPEKMLNQMERDYKNSIADAESSVAQTIGNLRLMEADLEEDRKAVAEWGSKAAAASSQAETLRASGDTAGADKFDNLARVALSKQISFEKEISTSEPSVAAQQQVVEQLKTGLQTMREKLVQLQAKRDELVSRGKVADAQSQVQDAVKNLDVLDPTSELGRFEEKVKRQEAMVRGQAELAASTLDAQFNELDDLGALSEVDERLQALKRGGAGA; encoded by the coding sequence ATGGCAAAGCAATCCATCCTTGGCCGTATTGCACAGCTCGCCAAGGCAAACATCAACGCACTCCTCGACTCCGCTGAAGACCCGGAGAAGATGCTCAACCAGATGGAGCGCGACTACAAGAACAGCATCGCTGATGCGGAGAGCTCCGTCGCGCAGACGATCGGCAACCTGCGCCTCATGGAGGCGGACCTCGAAGAGGATCGCAAGGCCGTTGCAGAGTGGGGCTCGAAGGCGGCGGCCGCGTCGAGCCAAGCCGAGACCCTCCGCGCTTCGGGCGACACCGCGGGCGCAGACAAGTTCGACAACCTTGCGCGCGTCGCGCTTTCCAAGCAGATCTCCTTCGAGAAGGAGATCTCGACCTCGGAGCCGAGCGTCGCCGCCCAGCAGCAGGTCGTCGAGCAGCTGAAGACCGGGCTGCAGACGATGCGCGAGAAGCTCGTGCAGCTCCAAGCGAAGCGCGACGAGCTCGTCTCACGCGGCAAGGTCGCCGACGCCCAGTCGCAGGTGCAGGATGCCGTGAAGAACCTCGACGTCCTCGACCCGACGAGCGAACTCGGCCGCTTCGAGGAGAAGGTGAAGCGCCAGGAAGCTATGGTGCGCGGGCAGGCTGAGCTCGCTGCGTCGACGCTCGACGCGCAGTTCAACGAGCTCGACGATCTCGGCGCGCTCAGCGAGGTCGATGAGCGGCTGCAGGCCCTCAAGCGGGGCGGGGCAGGCGCCTAG
- a CDS encoding TPM domain-containing protein, whose protein sequence is MKRVVTMLGLAALAGLAWLAPSAAVATAPPSFGGKYVIDGTSEGVLGSSAGKLEDDVREFATEHGVQLFVVYVDSFESPSDPEEWGAQTAQKNFLGDDAVLLSIAVDDRLYDLNAAQALMTDAQYNKLSNDYVRPALKNSDWKGVVGATLTGIEKSVLNPESNGTGVAVAVIGGVVVVGGVAAGVAISRKRKRDREAAEGEAPLTLEELESQASALLIRVDDDLRSSEQELGFAEAQFGAEAAQPFAAAIADAKEQLRAAFARRQLLDDNVPDSDEDRRAWLTEIIDRCTGAKESLDAHTESFSKLREVEQRGPEVLEELKTQLPVVQQALESGRERAAALSTTYAPTILAQLDANLAESAARLQFVGECIASAATELGAGERSAAAVSLRAGEAALDQARTLANSPDVLAGELAESTRQFAEAAADLQGDLQVVAQLIGSAGDADRQALQQAADRVSQLLARGTQGDPVAALTAAAAANVQIDAAIGAARENTERLRRAESARDEALVPARSEVLAAEQFIETRRGAIGSQARTRLAEAKRKLQLAEQYAEQDPMKSYQAAQQATQYARAAYQLAVNDVSGWGGGSGGSGGGSNGSFGGAVLGGILGGLLSGGGGGGRSSGGWSGSNGGFTGGWNGGGSIGGGGGLAGGGRRGGGGRF, encoded by the coding sequence ATGAAGCGAGTCGTAACGATGCTTGGCCTTGCGGCCCTTGCCGGTCTCGCCTGGCTGGCCCCGTCAGCGGCAGTCGCAACGGCGCCCCCGTCGTTCGGTGGAAAGTACGTCATCGACGGCACGAGCGAGGGTGTGCTCGGGTCAAGTGCCGGGAAGCTCGAGGACGACGTCAGGGAGTTCGCGACCGAGCACGGCGTGCAACTGTTCGTCGTCTACGTCGACTCGTTCGAGTCGCCGTCGGACCCCGAGGAGTGGGGCGCACAGACCGCCCAGAAGAACTTCCTTGGTGACGACGCGGTACTGCTCAGCATCGCGGTCGACGACAGGCTCTATGACCTGAACGCTGCCCAGGCGCTCATGACCGATGCCCAGTACAACAAGCTGTCGAACGATTACGTCCGCCCAGCGCTGAAGAACTCCGACTGGAAGGGTGTCGTAGGGGCGACACTCACGGGCATCGAGAAGTCAGTACTCAACCCTGAGTCGAACGGCACCGGGGTCGCCGTTGCTGTGATCGGAGGCGTTGTCGTCGTTGGTGGCGTCGCCGCTGGCGTAGCGATCTCACGAAAGCGCAAGCGCGACCGCGAGGCGGCCGAGGGGGAGGCCCCGCTCACGCTTGAAGAGTTGGAGTCGCAGGCGAGCGCCCTCCTCATCCGTGTTGACGACGACCTTCGCAGCAGCGAGCAGGAGCTCGGTTTTGCGGAAGCGCAGTTCGGTGCCGAGGCCGCTCAGCCATTCGCAGCGGCGATCGCCGACGCGAAAGAGCAGCTGAGGGCGGCGTTCGCGCGGCGGCAGTTGCTCGACGACAACGTCCCAGATTCCGATGAGGATCGCCGGGCGTGGTTGACCGAGATCATCGACCGCTGCACGGGCGCGAAGGAGTCACTCGACGCGCACACCGAGTCCTTTTCGAAGCTGCGCGAGGTTGAGCAGCGCGGCCCCGAGGTGCTTGAGGAGCTGAAGACTCAGCTTCCCGTCGTGCAGCAGGCGCTCGAGTCCGGCCGCGAACGCGCTGCAGCGCTGAGCACCACCTACGCGCCGACGATCCTCGCCCAGCTTGACGCGAACCTTGCCGAGTCAGCGGCCCGACTGCAGTTCGTGGGCGAGTGCATCGCGTCTGCGGCAACGGAGCTTGGAGCGGGCGAGCGGTCTGCGGCCGCAGTGTCACTCCGCGCGGGCGAAGCCGCGCTTGACCAGGCGCGCACCCTGGCGAACTCGCCTGATGTCCTTGCGGGCGAACTTGCCGAGAGCACCCGCCAGTTCGCCGAGGCTGCGGCCGACCTGCAGGGCGACCTCCAGGTCGTCGCGCAGCTCATCGGCTCAGCGGGTGACGCTGACCGGCAGGCGCTCCAGCAGGCGGCCGATCGCGTCAGCCAGCTGCTCGCGCGGGGCACGCAGGGCGACCCGGTCGCAGCGCTCACCGCGGCGGCCGCTGCGAACGTGCAAATCGACGCGGCGATTGGCGCCGCGCGTGAGAACACCGAGCGGCTCCGTCGCGCCGAGTCCGCGCGAGACGAGGCGCTCGTGCCCGCCCGCTCGGAGGTGCTTGCGGCCGAGCAGTTCATCGAGACGCGCCGCGGCGCGATCGGCTCGCAGGCGCGCACGAGGCTCGCTGAGGCTAAGCGCAAGCTGCAGCTCGCAGAGCAGTATGCCGAGCAGGATCCGATGAAGTCGTACCAGGCCGCGCAGCAGGCGACACAGTACGCCCGGGCGGCCTACCAACTCGCGGTGAACGACGTCTCCGGTTGGGGCGGCGGCTCAGGTGGGTCAGGCGGCGGCTCGAACGGCAGCTTTGGTGGCGCTGTGCTCGGCGGTATCCTCGGCGGCCTCCTGAGCGGCGGCGGGGGCGGCGGGCGCTCTAGCGGCGGGTGGAGCGGCTCGAACGGCGGGTTTACCGGCGGTTGGAACGGCGGCGGTTCGATCGGAGGCGGGGGCGGCCTCGCCGGCGGCGGCCGGCGCGGGGGCGGCGGCCGGTTCTAA
- a CDS encoding MFS transporter, with the protein MNSRPPAGSGSVGHPMTSVAAITLSTFLVVTSEMMPVGVLTPMATSLGATAGAAGATLTITGAIAAVVSTFAPALAGRIDRRTILIAFMAVLALANALTAIAPSYAVVILGRVLLGVAMGMVWGLAAGLGGRIAPPERAALATTLIFSGVSLASVIGVPLGTYMATSLGWRSAFWLLAALGAVAAVSLRLVLPALPAGSPAGIRGLFTTLRVPQVVAGLAITALLVVGHFTGYTFIRPLLEFGGGHKESGIAAALLAFGIAGVVGNFAVGAVAAARPKRAVVGTATALAVGVAGFGALSVSGAAGFWGGSGTTPAFLVIVAIAVWGLGYGGVSVATQRWVATADPGRVEASAALWAGIFNASIATGAVLGGAAYDGFGAVGTLSVALAIAATGALVAGVAAVLAAMHATPPTHRRARP; encoded by the coding sequence ATGAATTCGCGTCCCCCTGCTGGCAGTGGCTCCGTCGGCCACCCCATGACCTCCGTCGCCGCAATCACGCTCTCAACCTTCCTCGTCGTAACCTCAGAAATGATGCCCGTCGGGGTGCTCACGCCCATGGCGACTTCACTCGGGGCGACCGCAGGCGCTGCGGGCGCGACGCTCACGATCACGGGCGCAATCGCTGCGGTCGTGAGCACCTTCGCCCCGGCGCTCGCGGGCCGTATCGACCGGCGCACGATCCTCATCGCATTCATGGCCGTTCTCGCTCTCGCAAACGCCCTCACAGCGATCGCGCCGAGCTACGCCGTCGTGATTCTCGGGCGGGTGCTGCTTGGCGTCGCGATGGGGATGGTGTGGGGGCTTGCCGCGGGGCTCGGCGGCCGTATCGCCCCACCGGAGCGCGCCGCACTCGCGACAACGCTCATCTTCTCGGGCGTGTCGCTCGCATCCGTGATCGGTGTGCCACTCGGTACCTACATGGCTACCTCACTGGGGTGGCGCTCGGCGTTCTGGCTGCTCGCCGCGCTCGGCGCCGTCGCAGCCGTGTCCCTGCGCCTGGTGCTGCCCGCGCTCCCTGCCGGCTCCCCCGCCGGCATCCGGGGCCTCTTTACTACTCTCCGCGTGCCGCAGGTAGTCGCGGGGCTTGCGATCACCGCGCTCCTCGTCGTTGGGCACTTCACCGGATATACGTTCATTCGGCCACTCCTCGAATTTGGGGGCGGCCACAAAGAGAGCGGGATCGCCGCAGCTCTGCTCGCGTTTGGCATCGCCGGCGTCGTCGGCAACTTTGCCGTCGGCGCGGTAGCTGCAGCAAGGCCGAAGCGCGCAGTTGTCGGCACCGCGACTGCGCTTGCAGTCGGGGTTGCGGGGTTTGGTGCGCTCAGTGTTTCGGGAGCTGCGGGGTTTTGGGGAGGATCCGGTACGACCCCTGCGTTTCTCGTCATCGTAGCGATCGCCGTCTGGGGTCTCGGCTACGGCGGCGTCTCGGTCGCGACGCAGCGCTGGGTTGCGACGGCCGATCCGGGCCGCGTTGAGGCCTCGGCCGCGCTGTGGGCGGGAATATTTAACGCGAGCATCGCTACTGGCGCTGTCTTAGGGGGCGCTGCGTATGACGGGTTCGGCGCCGTTGGAACGCTCTCGGTCGCCCTGGCGATCGCCGCAACCGGCGCGCTCGTCGCTGGAGTCGCTGCGGTGCTCGCGGCTATGCACGCTACTCCCCCTACGCACCGTCGCGCGCGGCCGTGA
- a CDS encoding LysR family transcriptional regulator: protein MTLPESEPGTESKSEPGPGSLPYSPHPELPLRELEYFAVVSETLHFGRAAEQLGVTPGRVSQMIGRLEQRVGGQLFRRTSRRVELSDLGVGLAEQVVANLVSLRAAFDAAQAAALSPARPLRVGFQCAVYEGVARVVAAMPAGMVQLVEVPWSDPLGSVTAGAVDLALVLSPGDSAGLRTWFEFSPQDQVIGVARTSPLAQRAEQTGSTSITAPQLAHVTLIGPEEVAPTAWLAANAPTATPDGIALTYGPRVRTLPEALSLAATGAGGVLLCEASAAYLPRPDLRYLLVEGLPQSKLSAVTKQAGTPHPLLSDFMRRLYAATRDEAKRS, encoded by the coding sequence ATGACGCTTCCTGAGTCTGAACCTGGAACCGAATCTAAGTCTGAACCTGGACCTGGGTCCCTGCCATACTCGCCCCACCCCGAGCTCCCGCTCAGAGAGCTCGAATACTTTGCGGTGGTGAGCGAAACTCTCCACTTCGGCAGGGCGGCTGAGCAGCTCGGGGTCACGCCAGGCCGCGTCTCCCAGATGATCGGTCGACTCGAGCAACGAGTGGGCGGCCAGCTCTTTCGGCGAACGAGTCGCAGGGTCGAACTCAGCGACCTCGGCGTGGGCCTCGCCGAGCAAGTCGTTGCGAACCTCGTCTCGCTGAGGGCCGCATTTGACGCGGCCCAGGCCGCCGCGCTGTCGCCGGCACGGCCGTTGCGCGTGGGGTTTCAGTGCGCCGTGTACGAGGGCGTCGCTCGGGTGGTCGCAGCGATGCCCGCCGGCATGGTGCAGCTCGTCGAAGTGCCCTGGTCGGACCCTCTCGGGAGCGTCACCGCGGGTGCAGTCGATCTCGCGCTGGTGTTGTCGCCGGGCGACTCTGCAGGGCTGCGTACCTGGTTTGAGTTTTCGCCACAGGATCAGGTCATCGGCGTCGCGCGAACAAGTCCGCTCGCCCAGCGGGCAGAGCAGACGGGGAGCACAAGCATCACGGCGCCACAACTCGCTCACGTGACGCTGATCGGGCCCGAGGAAGTAGCGCCGACGGCCTGGCTTGCCGCGAACGCGCCGACGGCGACGCCTGACGGCATTGCCCTCACCTACGGGCCGAGAGTCAGAACCTTACCCGAGGCCCTGTCGCTCGCAGCAACGGGGGCGGGAGGCGTGCTGCTCTGCGAGGCCAGCGCCGCGTACCTGCCCAGGCCTGACCTGCGCTACCTGCTCGTCGAGGGGTTGCCTCAGTCGAAGCTTTCTGCGGTCACGAAACAGGCTGGTACACCACACCCACTCCTGAGTGACTTCATGCGCCGCCTCTACGCTGCAACGCGAGACGAAGCGAAGCGGAGCTAA
- a CDS encoding Abi family protein, whose translation MSLEHDVAAQWLQNVGYYRLSGYWYPYRMPGTATAVRNDSFSEGADFGDVARLYEFDRKLPTLIHDGIDRVEVAMQSNVSYVLGAQGPLACRSPDAFRPSFDHAGWLATARMRANRARRYSVPIRHHEAKCRGKLPIWVLTEVLDFADISRLYDGLFARDQWAIADRLGVTINDSALSTNQRSKARKAHPLAPLSKTCARFPAGRVNASMAQSLSLGSCCKASRRERPGRKRLVRLLRRDSRGCLFGVLPRWAFLWGGTPNRCGGPWLSARTARAELCPLR comes from the coding sequence ATGAGTCTCGAGCATGATGTCGCGGCGCAGTGGCTCCAGAACGTTGGTTACTACCGATTGAGCGGGTACTGGTATCCGTACCGTATGCCCGGTACGGCAACAGCGGTGCGGAATGACTCCTTTTCCGAGGGCGCCGATTTTGGGGACGTGGCGCGCCTCTACGAGTTTGATAGGAAGTTGCCCACGCTGATCCATGACGGGATCGACCGGGTCGAGGTCGCCATGCAGAGCAATGTGAGCTATGTTCTCGGGGCCCAGGGTCCGCTGGCCTGCCGGAGTCCCGATGCTTTTCGCCCGAGCTTCGACCATGCGGGCTGGCTAGCGACCGCGCGAATGCGCGCAAACCGGGCGCGCCGATACAGTGTGCCGATCCGCCACCACGAAGCCAAATGCCGTGGAAAACTGCCGATCTGGGTGCTCACCGAAGTGCTCGACTTTGCTGACATCTCGCGCCTCTACGACGGGCTCTTCGCGAGAGACCAATGGGCGATTGCAGATCGTCTCGGCGTGACGATCAACGATTCTGCCCTGAGTACGAACCAGCGGAGTAAAGCGCGGAAGGCGCACCCACTGGCGCCACTATCGAAGACCTGCGCTCGCTTCCCTGCGGGCAGAGTGAACGCCTCTATGGCGCAGTCGCTGTCATTGGGTTCTTGCTGCAAAGCGTCTCGCCGGGAACGACCTGGACGGAAAAGGCTCGTGCGCTTATTGAGACGGGATTCGAGGGGTTGCCTTTTTGGAGTACTTCCGAGATGGGCTTTCCTGTGGGGTGGGACGCCGAACCGCTGTGGTGGCCCATGGCTGAGCGCAAGGACTGCGAGAGCTGAGCTCTGTCCTCTTCGTTAA